Proteins from one Actinomycetes bacterium genomic window:
- a CDS encoding uroporphyrinogen decarboxylase family protein, with protein sequence MGFPGVELTGSNIKLAQQNFGEHYRAIKKLVDRFEPDLIFPLMDLSVEANALGRYTLFPQEDSATVPKREFDLEQIEKLKSINISFDSRVLSYVETMKLMSVGLPSQVIRGAYITGPYSTAALIMGADDAAMTSVTEPDKLHTLCDFVTEKIREYVSLLLSAGAEAICVLEPTAVMLGPKQFEEFSAHYVKHIIDSIHYSQASTIYHTCGNTMHLIEKMVQSGIDAISLDSEDMGVDLKKVAEMISPEVVVMGNINPSTIMLRNTPQQIKQKVNHLLQQMEEFPNYILSTGCDLPQETPPQNIDAFMQAGRQWRPT encoded by the coding sequence CTGGGTTTTCCGGGAGTAGAACTGACCGGCAGCAATATAAAGCTGGCACAGCAGAACTTCGGGGAGCACTACAGAGCCATAAAAAAACTGGTTGACCGGTTTGAACCGGACTTGATATTTCCGCTTATGGACCTCTCCGTAGAAGCCAATGCCCTGGGCCGCTACACCCTGTTTCCCCAGGAAGATTCAGCCACCGTCCCCAAAAGAGAATTTGACCTGGAACAGATAGAAAAGCTTAAAAGTATAAACATCTCCTTTGACAGCAGGGTTCTGAGCTACGTAGAAACCATGAAACTTATGAGTGTGGGTCTTCCCTCCCAGGTTATAAGAGGGGCCTATATCACCGGACCCTACTCCACTGCCGCCCTTATCATGGGAGCTGACGATGCAGCCATGACCTCAGTCACCGAACCGGATAAACTGCATACCCTCTGTGACTTTGTAACCGAAAAAATAAGGGAGTATGTAAGCCTGCTGCTGTCGGCAGGAGCAGAAGCCATATGTGTACTGGAGCCCACTGCAGTAATGCTGGGACCCAAACAGTTTGAAGAATTTTCTGCCCATTATGTTAAACATATTATAGACAGCATCCACTACAGCCAGGCCAGCACCATTTACCATACCTGCGGCAACACCATGCATCTTATAGAAAAAATGGTACAGTCAGGCATTGATGCTATCAGTCTGGATTCTGAAGATATGGGTGTAGACTTAAAAAAGGTAGCAGAGATGATATCCCCTGAGGTAGTAGTTATGGGAAATATAAACCCCTCTACCATCATGCTTAGAAATACCCCGCAGCAAATCAAACAGAAGGTTAACCATCTTCTACAACAGATGGAAGAATTTCCCAACTACATCCTTAGTACCGGCTGCGATCTTCCCCAGGAAACTCCTCCCCAAAACATTGATGCCTTCATGCAGGCAGGAAGGCAGTGGAGGCCCACTTAG
- a CDS encoding 3-isopropylmalate dehydrogenase: MEKVMSSNQHHIAVIPGDGTGPEVVREAKKVLEAAGSRHGLDFTFTSYDFGGDRFLSTGKTLEDEDIQELKQYRAVLLGAIGHPEVAPGILEKGILLRLRFELDQYINLRPVKLYPGIDCPLKDKGPEDIDFLVIRENTGGLYTGHGGITRKDTPYEVATQIMVYDRQMVDRCLKYSFEMAMDRKKEGKPGKLTLVHKTNVLTYVADLWYRAFMDMKSSYPEVETDYNHIDAACMWAVKNPEWYDVIVIPNMFGDIFTDLGAMIQGGMGIAAGGNINPEGTSMFEPIGGSAPKYTGKDVINPLAAIEAARMMLKYLGEVQAADSIGEAVAEVCTRINSLAAGRMGFSTTQIGDMVAEYIINS; this comes from the coding sequence ATGGAGAAAGTTATGAGTTCAAATCAGCACCATATTGCCGTTATACCCGGGGACGGCACCGGCCCGGAAGTAGTAAGGGAGGCCAAAAAAGTTTTGGAAGCTGCCGGCAGCAGGCATGGCCTGGATTTTACCTTTACCAGCTATGATTTTGGGGGAGACCGGTTCCTCTCTACGGGGAAAACCCTGGAAGATGAAGATATCCAGGAACTTAAGCAATACAGGGCCGTACTGCTGGGAGCCATAGGGCATCCGGAAGTAGCCCCGGGGATACTGGAGAAAGGGATACTGTTAAGGCTGAGGTTTGAGCTGGACCAGTATATAAATTTGAGGCCAGTCAAGCTCTATCCGGGCATAGATTGTCCCCTGAAGGACAAGGGACCCGAGGACATTGATTTTTTGGTAATCAGGGAAAATACCGGGGGACTGTATACCGGCCACGGGGGGATAACCCGTAAGGATACTCCCTATGAGGTGGCGACCCAGATTATGGTATATGACCGGCAGATGGTAGACCGATGCTTGAAATATTCCTTTGAGATGGCCATGGACCGTAAAAAGGAAGGAAAGCCGGGCAAGCTTACCCTGGTGCACAAGACCAATGTGCTTACCTATGTGGCTGATCTGTGGTACCGGGCTTTTATGGATATGAAATCCAGCTATCCTGAGGTTGAAACTGATTACAATCACATAGATGCCGCCTGTATGTGGGCGGTCAAGAACCCGGAATGGTATGATGTAATAGTTATTCCCAATATGTTTGGAGACATATTTACCGATCTTGGAGCCATGATACAGGGCGGTATGGGTATTGCTGCCGGGGGCAATATAAATCCTGAGGGCACCTCCATGTTTGAGCCCATTGGCGGTTCTGCTCCCAAGTATACCGGAAAAGATGTAATAAACCCTCTGGCAGCTATTGAGGCGGCCAGGATGATGCTTAAATACCTGGGAGAGGTGCAGGCGGCTGATTCCATTGGAGAGGCGGTAGCCGAGGTCTGTACCCGGATAAACAGCCTGGCTGCCGGCAGGATGGGGTTCTCTACAACCCAGATCGGGGATATGGTGGCAGAGTATATTATAAACAGCTAG